The Aminivibrio pyruvatiphilus sequence GGATCCGTTGGTTTCTGTACTTCTCTCCCCACCTCCTTCCGGCTCTCATTTTCGGGCCGCCAGTGAAAAGGCCAGTTCCGCGAAAAGGGCGGGACCGTAGTCCAGCACTTTTTCATCGATGTCAAAATACTCGTTGTGGTGCCCGGCAGCTATGTCGGTGCCGAGGACGAAATACACCGCCTTTCCGCCCCGTTTCTGGACGGCCCTCATCATCCAGGATACATCCTCGCTGCCGCCGAGGCTGACGGAAGGAGCAATCCTGTCAATGCCTCCGATGGTCAGGGCCTTTTCCCCGACCATCCCCGCAAGCTCTTGGTCGCTCAGGGCATCCACAGCCTCTCCCATCTTGGCCATGGACATCTCCACACCATACATGGAGGCGGCTCCGGAAACGATCTCCATCGCCCTGTCGTACACATAGGAGTTCAGATCCATAGTCAGGCCGCGGGTTTCAACTTTCATAACAGCCCTGGAAGGAACGACGTTGCGGCCGCTCCCGGCCTGGAGAACTCCCACATTGATCCTGGTCGCTCCGTCCTTGTGGGGAGGAATCCCCGCCAGGGCAAGGGTTGCGGATGCTGCCGCAAGCAGGGCGTTCCGGCCTTCATTCGGAGCCCCTCCGGCATGGGCGGCCTTGCCCTTGTACGTCAGGTCGAACTTTGTGGTACAGAGAAAATCGCCGCACGCGGGAGAGACGCTCCCCGTGGGAACCCCCATCCCTACGTGGGCGCCGAGGAAAAAGTCCACATCATCAAGGAAGCCCTTCGCCGCGACGGCCTTTCCTCCCCGGACTCCCTCCTCCGCAGGCTGGAAGATGAGCTTGATCATTCCTGCGAGGGAATCTTTTTTATCCATGAGCAGTTCCGCAAGAGCAAGACCGATGACGGCATGGGCGTCATGGCCGCAGGAATGCATGGCATTATCGTTCATGGAGGCAAAACCTTCCCGGAAGGGACGGTGCTTTTCGTCCTGGGCCTCGGCCACATCCACGGCATCGATATCAAAACGGAACGCGAGAACCGGTCCCGGTTTTCCGGTGCGGAGCAAGGCCACCGCTCCAGTATAGCCGTCCATTTTTTTTATCCACCCGGGGTCAGCGCCCTGGGCAAGGGCCCGCTCAATGAAACCCGAGATCTCCCGGTCAGATGGGCGGCCCATGACGGAGTCCAGGTCCAGCACATTCCTGCCCACGAGAACCTCGTACCCGAGAGAGTCCAGTATGCCCGCTATTCGTGCCGTGGTCCAGAATTCCGTCCAGCCTGTTTCGGCGTGGGCATGGAATTCTCTTCTGAGATCAGTGTACTTCTGCAGTTTCTCTTCACCGAGTGCCGTCATGGAGATCACCTTTCCTTCTCAGTTCGCTGCCAGATAATCAAGGGCGCAGGCAACCAGAATTTCCACGCCGAGGGGAATGGCTTTCTCGTCGGGAAGGAACCTGTTGTTGTGCAGGGGAGCCATGTCCTCCTTCGCAACTTCCACGGGCCTGCATCCAAGCCACATGAACTGAGCCGGGATTTTTCGGCTGAAAAAGGAGAAATCCTCTCCGCCGAGAGCGGGCTTCTCAACCCGCACAATCTTCTCCTCACCGATTATTCCCGAGAGAGTGGACAGGGCTAGCCTCGTCAGGTCCGGATCGTTCATGAGAGGGGGGTATCCCTTCACATACTCCATTTCACAGTCTCCTCCCATTCCCCGGGCTACTCCGGCCGCGATGGACTCTATACGGGAGGGCATCTTTTCCTGGGTTTCGGGGCTGACCGTCCTGACCGTTCCCTCGAGGATGACTTCATCGGCGATGACGTTGTACCTGTTGCCTCCTCTGATGGTCCCGATGGACACCACGGCAGCATCAAGGGGGCTGACGTTTCTCGAAACAACAGTCTGGAGGGCAGTGATCACATGGGCGGCGATGGCGATGGCGTCCACGCCGTTTTCCGGCTCGGATCCGTGGGAGCCTTTTCCTCTCACGGTGAGAAAAAGCCGGTCGGAAGCCCCCATAAGGGGTCCTTCTTTCGTCCCCACCGTACCAGTTTCGAGGGAGGGCCATACATGCATGCCGAAGATCGCATCCACAGCCGGGTTTTCCAGAACTCCTCCGGAAATCATGCCGGGAGCGCCTCCCGTGGGGTTTGCTTCCTCCGCCGGCTGGAAGATGAACTTGACGGTCCCGCGGATACGGTCTTTCAGGTCGGAGAGGACAAGGGCGGCCCCGAGGAGCGCTGCTGTGTGGACATCATGGCCGCAGGCGTGCATTACGCCTTTTATGGTGGAGGCACAGGGATGACCGGTTTTTTCTTCCATGGGAAGGGCATCCATATCAGCCCTGAGCGCCACGCAGGGGCCATCCTCCGCCCCTCTGAGAATGCCTGCCACCCCGTTTCCGCCGATACCCTCGATGACTTCCATGCCGGTTTCCCGAAGAACCCCGGCCACGAGAGCGGCTGTTCCGCTTTCCTGGTTGCTGAGCTCAGGCTCCCGGTGTATCCGGCAGCGAAGATCCGTAATTTTATCCAAATAGCGGGCGATTACAGGTTTCAGTTCCTGATGCATGATGATTCCTCCGGAAAAATGATTTTCTGCTGCAGTCTCCCCCATCAAAAAAGGGAGAAAGAAAAGGGGTGCGGATCAAAGAGAATTGAAAGGCCCGCTCCAGGTACGCCGGGCTGCGATGGCTGCAGTTTAGGGCGTCGTGTGCTGCCGGTCAGTCGGAATAATACCTGATAAAGTAGCATAAGCACGGAGTATTTTCAACACTGGCACTTTCCCGCCACTGTCCAACGGGGAAAAAAGACATGTTGCCCTCATTCCGTTGTGCCGGGCAGGGCTCCTGTTTCGGAATGATCCGTTTTCTGTACCCTCTGAAAAAAGAAAAAACCCGGTAGAGAACATTTTCTCATCCGGGTTTTGCTCTCAGTTTCCGTTGCGCCTGAGCACTTCCTGCCACGTGACAAAGGAATGGTAATATTCCATATCCCCGTCGTCAAGGCCTCTCGTAATTTCGGTTATGTGGGTCTGCTTTGCGCCAATCTGTTCCAGAACGTAGTCCACTGCCACCTGGGGTTTGCTTTCTTCGCCGCACGTGTAAATATCCAGGGCCATATACCCCACTTCGGGCCAGGTATGGATGGAGAGATGGGATTCGCTGATAACCACGACGCCGCTCACGCCATCGGGAGGGAAACGGTGAAAGGATACCGACCAGACCTGGGTATTTGCCCTTCTCGCCGCTTCCACCAGAATCTCCTGCAGCCTGTCAACCTGCGAAATAACAGGTCCGCATCCTGAAGCCTCCACTATGAAATGAAACCCCTTCGGTGACATCTTTTTCCTCCTCTTCCAGGCAGAAATTGTTCTCAAGGGAAGAAAAAAGGCCGGCCGATAATCTCACCGGCCGGCCTGATCATCAAAATAATGGCGGCGGCCATGCCACCATTCTGCAGCTTTCCCGTTTCCGCCTGTTTTTCAAAATTCCGCAGAGGAGTTAACCTCCGCACTGCCACAATGAACAACCGTAGTCAAATTCCTGAGGAATTATATCATAAATGTACCGGGTTGGATGGTTCTGCTATGAACCCTCTTTCCGGTTCCACCCTGGGAAGCGCTGCCCTTCCTTCAGTCGGGGGAGTCCTCTTCTTCCGGTTTTGCATTGAAAAAGCCCGGCAATATGCCGGGCTTTTTCAATGCAAAACTTTATGGTTTACCTGTTTCTTTGTTCTTGGTGGAGCTAAGGGGATTCGAACCCCTGACCTCTTGAATGCCATTCAAGCGCTCTCCCAGCTGAGCTATAGCCCCTTACGCACAACGGGAGTATTATAAGGAGCCCCGCCGATTCTGTCAACCCGAGCAGATAAAAAAAGGAGAAAGAAATCAGCCTGACAGTGACTGTCCTTTTTTCTCGATCCCTTCCAGCAGAAGAATATAGGCTTTTTCAAAGGCATCCAGCCCCTCTTTGAGAAGCCTGCCGGTCACTTCATCGAGGGATATGCCGAGGGCTTTTAGCTCTCCGAGCCTGTGTTTCAGACCTTCCCTGTCCGACGAGACGGTCATCCCGACTGTGCCCGTGGCAAGAAAGGCCTCAAGAGTGGCGGGAGGGATTGTGTTGACCGTATGGGGGCCTATGAGGGAATCCACGTACAGGGTCGGCGAATATCCAGGATTCTTTGTGCCCGTGCTTGCCCAGAGAGGTCGCTGAACCTGGGCTCCCTTTTCTTCAAGAGAGCGCCACCGGAGGCCGGAAAAGAGGGTCTCGAAATCCATGTAGACTGCCCGTGCATTATCCACGGCAATTTTGCCGGCGAGGGACCCTCCGCAGTTTCCGGAAGCGAGGAGTTTGTCCACTGCCGTATCGACCCTGCTGACGAAAAGAGAGGCCACCGAGGCAATTCCTGAAACCGGTTTTCCCTCCGCTGACCGGTCTTCAAGGCCTGCTATGAACGCCTCCGCCACTTCCCCGTACTGTTCTCTCGAAAAAATGAGCGTTGCGTTCACGTTGATGCCCAGAGCGATGCAGCGGCGAATCGCCTTCATGCCCTCCGGAGTTGCCGGAATCTTGATCATGACGTTTTTCTTTTCCGTTAGCCGGGCGAGGGTCTGTGCTTCCGATACTGTCCCTTCCGCGTCGTGGGCTAGAAGAGGGCTGACTTCAAGGCTCACGAAACCATCCCTGCCGGCGCTTTCGTTGTAGACCGGGAGGAATCGGTCTGCCGCTTCCCGGACATCAGCCACGGTAAGGGAGGTATAGATTTCCTCCCTGTTCTTTCCCTGCCGGACCAGGGAAAGAATATCCCCGTCGTAATCGGAGGTCTTCCCGATGGCATTTTCAAATATGGAGGGATTGGTAGTCACTCCCCGAACACCGGCTTCGATCATTTCGTCCAGCTTTCCCGAACGAAGAAGCTCCCTGCTGAGGAAGTCGCACCAAATGCTCTGCCCGAGGGCAAGCGCCCCGAAAATCGAATTTTCCCTTGTCATGTTGAAAAAATCCTCTCCTCTTCAGAATTGAGGCTGAACCATCCCTAGGATGGTACCATCTTGCGAATTTGAGATTCAACGGTGCCCGGCACCCGTAGAAACTGGAAGATCCGGCCTGTATTCCTCAGCCGCCGCACGGAGATCAGCTTCGGTGGCATCCGGGAAGAAGGCCCTCCATCCCCTGTCCTTCATGGGGAACAGGACCCCGGTGCCTTTCGCTGCCGGCATGAGGATCATTTCTTCCATTTCGTTCCAGGGAAGAATGTCCGTTCTCCCTCTCCCCCAGAAAAGGGTCTGCCGGACAAATCCCCTGTCCGAAAGGGTGATTTTCTTGTCATATCCCGCCACGTAAACACAGGCGGACCCTACCAGAAGATAAGGCAAAAAGGCCGACAGGCCGCCGCCCCCTGAAAGGAAGCGGCGAAGCCCGTCGGACAGAAGAAAGAAACCGGTCAGCAGTCCTGCCCCTCTCATCCAGCGGGGAAAAGGAAGGCCGCTGCCCGAAAAGATCTTCGGATTGCTCACTCGGCGGCTGCCTCGCCGGAACCTTCCTTGTCAACCCAGGGTACTCCGATGCCAAGCCTGGTCATGAGCAGCGCCACGAGGGGGTTGAGATAGTTGAGGAAGGCATAGGGAAGATAGGAAAGGGTCGGCACGCCGAGAACGCCGCTGTTGTATGCTCCGCAGGTATTCCAGGGAACGAGGACCGAGGTGAGGGTTCCTGAATCCTCGAGGGTCCGGGAAAGAAGTTTCGGGTCCAGGCCTTTGCCGTCCTTTCGAAACTCTTCAAACGCAGGGCGGAACATTCTTCCCGGCATGACCAGGGCAAGGTACTGGTCTCCGAGGAACATGTTGGTGAACACGCAGGAGGAAATAACCGCCCCCACGAGACCGAAGACGGACTTCACCCTTTCCATGAGCCGCTCAAGGAGCACTTCGAGGAAGCCGCAGGTTTCCATGATACCTCCCAGCACAAGGGCTACCAGGATGAGGGCCACCGTCTCGAGCATGCCCGTCAGGCCGCCCCGGGCGAGAAGATCGTTCAGCATGGAGGCTACTTCTTTTACGGTTTCGAAGCTTTCCGGCTGGAAAACGACTGCCCCCTTGAGCAGTTCATTCACGGCGCCTATGTCGGCGGATTCAGCCACCTGACCGATAAGGCCCGGAGTATATCCGGAGTGGAGGGCCCCAAGCACATCGCCCAGGCCTACTCCCTGGAAGAGAGACATGCCTGCGGCGAGCAGCATTCCCGCAGTAATGCCCGGCAGGGCGGGAACTTTCAGCGCCGCCAGAACAAGGACCAGGAGGGGCGGAAGGAACCCGATCTTTGATATGGCGAATTCGGAGGACATCATCTGCTGGATGACGGATATCCTCGAGCTGTCGAGCTCAGCTCCGGAATAGCTTCCTCCCATATAGGCGGCTATTCCGGCCACGATAAGGAGAGTGGGCCCTGTGGTCCAGAGCATGGCCCGGATGTGGCTGAAAAGATCGCTTCCGGCCACAGCGGGGGCAAGGTTCGTCGTGTCGGACAGGGGAGACATCTTGTCGCCGAAATAAGCCCCGGAGATGACGAATCCAGCCGTAACCGGAGCAGGTACGCCAAGGCCGGCGCCTATCCCCATGAGGGCGATACCAACGGTGCCGCTGGTGCTCCAGGAGCTGCCCGTGGAGAGAGACACAATAGAGCAGATGAGAAGGGACGCAAGGAGGAAATACTGGGGAGACAGGAGGTTCAGTCCATAATAGATGAGGGTGGGAACGACTCCGCTCTGGATCCAGGCTCCGATGAGTCCACCGATGGTCATGAGGATCAGGACGGCCTGGAGGGCGACGGTGATGCCGTTGATCATGCCTTCCTCCACGTCCCGCCATTTCCTGCCGATGAAGAACACGCCCACAAGGGCGGTGAATACCGCGGCAATGAAAAGGGGCACATGGGCCGAGAGAGCCAGTCCGAAGGTGGCGCCTGACTCAAAATGGATGTCCAGGACTCCGTAGCTGATGATAAGGGCATCGATTACGAGAACAAAGAGGGCTTCGCCGAAGCGGGGTTTTCTTCCCCTTTCAATCTCCATACATATCCATCCTTTCCATATCCCTGAAATTTCGCCTCTATTCAGCCGGGCGTTTTTTCATTATAGAGAGAGATATTTCATCTGTCCATTAATTACATTGCCCGGGGGGAAAGAAAAAAGGGTGCAGCAGAAGCTGCACCCCCTGATAGAGCCCGAAAATTAACGTACCGGAAAACGGCCCAGGATATCCGGGCTTGAGACGACGGGAAACCGTTTGCCGAGAGAAGAGGCTTCTCCCGCGAGAACGGCCTTCTCAAGATCGGCGGTGATAAGCTTTTTCGCTTCACTGAAGGAAAGTGACCTGCCCTCCTGCCTTTCCAGAACTTCGAAAATGAAGAATCCGGCTCCTGCTTCCACGGGCCCGACGACAGTATTGAGCGGAGAGGAGAAAACGAGTCTGTCAAGGCTTTCCGCCAGGGTTCCCTCTTCTGCCCACCCGGCTTCACCTCCCGACACGGATGAGTCGGGATCCTCGCTGAAACGGCCTGCGACGGAAAAGAAATCCTCCCCGGAGAGAAGGGCAAGAAGGGCCGACCTGCCTTTTTCTCCGGACGTTATGAAAATATGCCTGATTCTGGCGCTGCTTTTACGGACATATTTTTCCCTGTTCTTTTCAAAATAGGCTTTCAGTTCTTTTTCCCCGAAGGCAAGGCGGGGCGCGAGAGAGGCGATATAGGCATTTGCCAGCAGGTTGATTTGATTCCACCGTATCTGGGCGGCAATTTTGGGGTCAAGATGGAGTCCCTTGAGAACAGCTCCCCTTGAAAAGAGAAGGGCCATGGATACCCTGCCGAGAAAACCGGCCCGCTCCTCTTTCGTCATTTCTTTAGCCGCCAGGGCGGCGAGGGCGTCGCTTCCTCCCAGTTCGAGGCCGAGAAGGTAGAGAATTTCATCGGTAGATACCTTTTCATCTCCGACCATGAGGGCGGTCTCTGCTGCCACGGTTGATGGAACTGCTGCCAGCAGAAGGAAAACGAGAATGGTACAGAATGCTTTCCGGATCTGCCGTTTCATTTTCGAACCTCCATGTCAGAATGCGTCCTTCCGGGAATGGGCGGAGGGACGGCCCGGATAGGGCACGGGTATGTACTGAACTGAAGGCCGTGCGGAAGCGGACTGGGGATAAAGGCTCATAAGGTTGCAGAAGGAGTCGTGATCGTTGGGAACCACCGGCAGTCCGAGAGTGGCCGCTTCGTCCACCGTGATCGGATAATCGTGGGTCCACCGCCCCTCGGTAAGAGTGGTTGCCAGTTCCATCCCCCTCTCCTCTCCAAGTCGGTCGGAAATAAGTTCATACACGAGATCCCGCGTCTGCCGGAGAGCTTTCCTGCTCACGTCGGCAAGGATGAGGGTTTCGTCGTCCACGTCGTTCACGGCCTTGATTTCCACTGCCTTCAGGATGGAGGCCGCGGGAAACTTGCCGATCTGGGGATCAACGGGGCCAAGGACTGCGTGCCTGTCCATGAGGATCTCGTCTGCCGCGAGGGCGATGAGGGTTCCTCCGGACATGGCATAATGCGGGACGACCACCGTCACTTTCGCCGGATGGCGCTTCAGTGCTCTTGCGATCTGTTCAGCGGCCAGGAGGAGTCCCCCGGGAGTATGAATGATGATGTCAATGGGCGTATCGTCGGACGTGAGCCGTATTGCCCTCAGTATTTCCTCCGAGTCTTCGATGTTGATGAAGTTCCTGGAAAACATGCCCCAGAAGCCCATGGTCTCCTGGCGGTGGATCAGGGTAATGATCCTTGTTCCCCGCCTTTTTTCACAGTTCCGGATCGCCGTCACCCTGCGCCACTGGACCAGCTGCTGCTTCAGCTGGGGAAAGACGATGAAAATGAGAAGAAAGTACAGCCAAAGAGATGATCCGTCCATTGGGAGCCTCCTTCCGCCCGAAGGGGAAAAGTTGAGATTCTACTTTGATACCGTTTCTGCAAGATCTGGCTTTCTTCCCGCGATGGAGCGGAAATTCACTTCCCCTTCGTCGAGAAATGCCTCGATGCTCTCTCCCTGGGTGCTTCCCTTTCCGAGCAGGAAGTCGGCCAGCCTGTCCTCAATGAGGGACTGAATGGTCCTCCGGAGAGGACGGGCCCCGTATTTCGGCTGGTATCCCCTGTCCAGGAGAAAGGACATGACTTCATCGCCAACGGACAGGACTATGCCCCTGGAGGAAAGCCTGGAGACCACTTCATCCACCATGATGGCCACTATGGACATCATGCTCTCCCTGTTCAGGGGGCGGAAGACGATCATTTCATCGAGTCGGTTGAGAAACTCCGGTCTGAAGATCCTGTTGACCTCGTCCATGATCGCCGCCTTGAGCTTGCTCCAGTCGAAGGGGTCCTTCTCGTCCCCCCCGGAAAAGCCGAGGGTGGACCCCCTGGCCGCCTCCCTCGCCCCCACGTTGCTGGTCATGAGAATCACCGTGTTCCGAAAATCGACCGTTCTGCCCTGACCGTCGGTCAGCCGTCCGTCTTCGAGAATCTGGAGCAGGATGTTGAAAATATCGGGATGGGCCTTTTCGATCTCGTCGAAGAGCACCACGGAGTAGGGTCTCCTGCGGACCGCTTCGGTGAGCTTGCCCCCCTCTTCGTAACCTACGTACCCGGGAGGGGCGCCGATAAGCTTGGACACTTCATGTTTTTCCATGAATTCACTCATGTCAAGACGGATCATGGTATCTTCAGCGCCGAAAAGAAACTCGGCAAGGCGCCTGGCGAGTTCCGTTTTTCCCACTCCGGTAGGGCCCAGCAGAAGGAAGCTGCCGATGGGCCTCCTGGGATCCTTCAGACCGCTCCTGGCGCGACGGATGGCCCTGGAGACGGAAACCACCGCTTCACTCTGGCCGATGAGCCGTTTTTCAATCTCCTCTTCCATGCGGAGAAGCCGTTCCGATTCCTCTCCGGTGAGCTGGAACACGGGAATCCCGGTCCACTCGGCCACCACGTCGGCGATGTCCTCGCCCGTTACCACAGGCTGGTAGGAGTTTCTGCGCGAGCGCCACTTCCTTCGTTCTTCCTCGAGATCCTCCGAAAGCTTCCGCTCATCGTCCCGAAGACGGGCAGCTTTTTCAAACTCCTGGGAATCCACTGCGGCTTCCTTTTCCCTCCTGATTTCCTCCAGCTTCTTCTCCATCTCCTTCAGGGAGTCAGGGGTCTCCATGGCGTTAATCCTCGCCCTGGCAGCCGCCTCGTCAATGAGGTCGATCCCCTTGTCCGGGAGATGGCGGTCAGTGATATAACGGGCTGAAAGCCGTGCCGCGGCCTCAAGGGCATCATCCTGGATCTTCGCCCTGTGGTGGGATTCGTACCGGTCGCGAAGTCCTTCCAGGATAAGAATTGAGTCGTCCACGCTCGGTTCATGGACATGAACCGGCTGAAACCGCCTCTCCAGGGCGGCGTCCTTTTCTATGTGTTTTCTGTATTCGTCCAGGGTGGTGGCACCGATGACCTGGAACTCCCCCCTGGAAAGACTGGGTTTGAGGATGTTTGCGGCATCCACGGCACCTTCCGCCCCGCCCGCGCCGACGATGGTGTGGATTTCATCTATGAAGAGAATGACATCCCTGGCGTCGGAAAGCTCCTTCACCAGTTTTCTCATTCGCTCCTCAAATTCCCCGCGGTATTTGGTTCCTGCGACGAGGTTTCCCATGTTGAGCTGCATGACCTTTTTGTCCCTGAGAATTTCCGGAATGTCCCCGTCGGCAATTTTCTGGGCAAGGCCTTCCACTATGGCCGTCTTGCCGACGCCCGGGTCTCCGATGAGAACGGGGTTGTTTTTCGTCCTCCTCGAGAGGATCTGGATTATTCTCCTGATCTCCTTGGTTCTCCCGATAACGGGATCGAGCTCGCCGTTCCTGCTTTTCTCGCTCAGGTCGAGGGCAAGCTGGTCGAGAGTGGGCGTCTTGGTCCGGCCCTTTTTCCGGCCCGTCTCGGCCGGCGGCTCCGCTCCCCGGTCTCCGTCACTGTCCGCTCCCCCGAGGAACCGCTGAACTTCCCTGACCAGCTGGGCGTGATCAACACCGATGGACTGGAGCATCTGCGCGGCCATTCCCTCGCCTTCGGCGAGGATACCAAGAAGAATGTGCTCCGTTCCGACATAATTGACGCCCATGTTCCGCGCTTCCCGTATAGAAAGGTCCAGCACCCTCTTTGCTCTCGGGCTGAGGGGCAGATCCACCGGCTTGAGGATGGGATGGGATTTGCCGACCGACTCCTCTATCCGGCGTTTCATCTCGTGAAGGTTGATCCCGAGAGATTCCAGGGCCTGCACAGCCACCCCTTCCCCTTCAGCAAGGATGCCGAGAAGGATATGCTCCGTGCCGATAACGTCATGCCCGAGGCGAAGAGCCTCCCTGTGGGCGAGCTGGACTACCTTCTTGCCTCTCTCAGTAAAAAACTGCCACATGATTCATCATCCTTTTTCTCTCCCGGTCAGGGAGTCTCTCCTTCGGCTCATGCCAGAGCCAGGCTCCGGAGCATTCTCTTCAGAAGCTCCGCCTGTATGGCGTTCCGTTTGTAGGGGGACACGTCGAATTCCGTGCTGCCGAGCTCGTCAGCGTGACGGAGGGCCACCTCGATCAGGATACGCTCCCGGGAATCGATCATTCCCCGCTCCTGGAGCGACGTGAGAAGCCGTTTCGCTTCCTGGTCGGTAATGGCATCCCCGACGATTTCTTCGATGTGGTTGATTTTTTCCTCCGGGATATCATAGCAGAGGCGGAAGATGCGAATGTAGCCGTGGCCCCCTCTCTGACTTTCCACGATATATCCCCGCTCAGGGGTGAAGCGGCTTCTGAGGACGTAATTGATCTGGCTGGGCACGCATCCGAAAATTTCCGCCAGCTCTTTTCTCCGGAGCGACACGGCCTGTTCGTCCATTTCGGCAAAAAGGTTGTTGATATAATTTTCGATGACTCTCGTCAGACTCGCCATGGCACTTCCCTCCAGACGTATTATTTCCCGATGATTATTCTACGCCATTGGTCAGCATTAGTCAACTTAATGGACTTCTGCCATGGCCTGCCCGAAACGGCACTCTTATTTTTTGAAGCTGCTTTCCTTTCCTTCAAAAAGACGGAGGATGTTCTCCCGGTGCCTGACGGTGGAAAGGACCGCCAGGGACGTGAGCAGAAGGAGGAAGGGCAGAGGGAACGAAAGAAGGGCTGCGATGACGGGAAGGCACCAGAGAGAAATGAGGGACGCAAGAGAAACATATCCCTTCAGTTTCAGCAGGGCGAACCAGATGATTCCTCCTGCAGGGGCCAGGAAAAAGGAGATGGGCGGATGGAGAAAAAACACGACGCCGTAGGTGGAAGCGACGCCCTTCCCGCCCCGGAAACCGAGCCACAGGGGGAAATTGTGACCGCAGACTCCTGAGAACCCGGTGAAGGCTATGGTCCAGGAATCATCCACGCCGGCGGCGCGGGCACACAGAATACCGACGGAGGCCTTGATCATATCTGCAAGGGTCACCGCCACCGCCCATTTTTTCCCCATGAGTCGTCCCACGTTGGTGGCACCCACGTTTCCTGAGCCGAAAGTCCGTATGTCCACTCCCTTGACCGCCCGGGCCGCAAGATAGCCGGTGGGGAAGGAGCCAGCGAGATACCCGAATATTATCCAGAACAGGGAGTTCATCTTTTCCTTCCTTTCTTTTCTATGAAGGCATCCACCACGAGGACGCCCTTTCTGTTGACAAACAGAGGGTTGACGTCGAGTCTCGCCACTTCCCTCTCGCAGAACGCCAGTCTCGAAAAGGCGGAGAGAGCCGAGGCAAAGGCTTCGATATCGAGACGTTCCCTTCTCCATCCTTCGAGCAGCAGGGGGTAGCCCCTTGATTCTCGGATCATTTTCAGGGCCTCTTCCCCGTCGAAAGGAGCCACCCGGATAACACCGTCAGGAAGAATTTCTGTATATACGCCGCTGATTCCCGTTTCCACCACGGGGCCGAAACGGGGATCCCGCCTGAATTCCATCCTCCATTCGGTTCCTCCCCTGATCATTTCCTGGACCAGCAC is a genomic window containing:
- a CDS encoding ATP-dependent Clp protease ATP-binding subunit, with translation MWQFFTERGKKVVQLAHREALRLGHDVIGTEHILLGILAEGEGVAVQALESLGINLHEMKRRIEESVGKSHPILKPVDLPLSPRAKRVLDLSIREARNMGVNYVGTEHILLGILAEGEGMAAQMLQSIGVDHAQLVREVQRFLGGADSDGDRGAEPPAETGRKKGRTKTPTLDQLALDLSEKSRNGELDPVIGRTKEIRRIIQILSRRTKNNPVLIGDPGVGKTAIVEGLAQKIADGDIPEILRDKKVMQLNMGNLVAGTKYRGEFEERMRKLVKELSDARDVILFIDEIHTIVGAGGAEGAVDAANILKPSLSRGEFQVIGATTLDEYRKHIEKDAALERRFQPVHVHEPSVDDSILILEGLRDRYESHHRAKIQDDALEAAARLSARYITDRHLPDKGIDLIDEAAARARINAMETPDSLKEMEKKLEEIRREKEAAVDSQEFEKAARLRDDERKLSEDLEEERRKWRSRRNSYQPVVTGEDIADVVAEWTGIPVFQLTGEESERLLRMEEEIEKRLIGQSEAVVSVSRAIRRARSGLKDPRRPIGSFLLLGPTGVGKTELARRLAEFLFGAEDTMIRLDMSEFMEKHEVSKLIGAPPGYVGYEEGGKLTEAVRRRPYSVVLFDEIEKAHPDIFNILLQILEDGRLTDGQGRTVDFRNTVILMTSNVGAREAARGSTLGFSGGDEKDPFDWSKLKAAIMDEVNRIFRPEFLNRLDEMIVFRPLNRESMMSIVAIMVDEVVSRLSSRGIVLSVGDEVMSFLLDRGYQPKYGARPLRRTIQSLIEDRLADFLLGKGSTQGESIEAFLDEGEVNFRSIAGRKPDLAETVSK
- a CDS encoding CtsR family transcriptional regulator gives rise to the protein MASLTRVIENYINNLFAEMDEQAVSLRRKELAEIFGCVPSQINYVLRSRFTPERGYIVESQRGGHGYIRIFRLCYDIPEEKINHIEEIVGDAITDQEAKRLLTSLQERGMIDSRERILIEVALRHADELGSTEFDVSPYKRNAIQAELLKRMLRSLALA
- the plsY gene encoding glycerol-3-phosphate 1-O-acyltransferase PlsY, with product MNSLFWIIFGYLAGSFPTGYLAARAVKGVDIRTFGSGNVGATNVGRLMGKKWAVAVTLADMIKASVGILCARAAGVDDSWTIAFTGFSGVCGHNFPLWLGFRGGKGVASTYGVVFFLHPPISFFLAPAGGIIWFALLKLKGYVSLASLISLWCLPVIAALLSFPLPFLLLLTSLAVLSTVRHRENILRLFEGKESSFKK